A region from the Acipenser ruthenus chromosome 13, fAciRut3.2 maternal haplotype, whole genome shotgun sequence genome encodes:
- the slx4 gene encoding structure-specific endonuclease subunit SLX4 isoform X1 has product MEDSDDDFTELCAKLLKRVKKKGWEGGQKEVKSTGEEECTPTVNKSREKGKKASGKSRAKPGEEATSKKEDLGSSAVPENAQDVPTGGIQGGEEQRGTPTTGDAGDVRAPPPSRRGDATGISKDTGCSGAVGPRIKDLIVQRMQQFKRTCPERMRHNRAEIKEENITKEQTGDAVGLCLQGDEALAREIQGSLQRESLLEGGQELEGLFFCQICQKDLSAMNSTRRTQHINRCLDESEGSSGPAVSRIPDCPICGKHFSSSKSRGSHLKRCASEMGILPQVLLEAVQRQAAESQSSGTAGTEASGHPPGGRRKRKGSNNTRRPVKKPKTKAEPLDEDTMIAMAMSRSMQEQETPGGAELASMAQSEGALPIHWKPKADKRRRKNGPPPPTPLLLVQDPQAAFTRVQERAAILLLREREDIPSTPSLPISKLPGGQKPAQGDTSTLWDRSALWDNNHCSLQSFYTPALAPPIEPWKPAQSKSESAVGSSSAESQTTDCVPPSPALIGTQTDPLVRPEPHSQPASQNPRGNQTLCDLMELADEGLTLTQWGHRTDCREEHSVTQSTSKDAMCGDIPLSGFVPSPENRSVGPVSHNSVALSKLASDLGGMVNNPQLSDVQFQTDSGEVLFAHSFLLYARCPLMAQAVHDEGFSVEEDGIPKSRRLLLSEMSAKAVSAFLQYLYTAHTSITAAIVPELLGLAVRFGVVELVELCESYTAGEGNSTEDAWAGSQGEEEEGGEECRNRDETLQELLRSMWVDEGEEDAAGYLEVKPGALEGGENDDQDNRVDDEELEEIYEFAATQRKVAGESEGDSREDCPNTESEEDQNDLGQDEDSGHQSDGKKQPEAVCWLSSSEEEHNKGNANPDELSGKLEVIAHPSNVLCPIKEGSENEEEETLEDTDTSGRKEKGNTTENKETSLSAEEKDRVVLATPESSTEQDPNVSLDKSYERMFSESWDDFMEPSQQSTEMRERCKIEQAIKKDVNPVSSEQSPDSDSSVIDLSASPPYDSCASSFPLVGMSPKSQIFLCTSPEISAVPVLGVRSPGNNITSLSSLTDPHVDTKVDQGGTQENKNAEDRLTESFHKPKEESPRKGTSFGLGQLCHLTPEKTNHQSRSSLLSHMDPHQPSPVSKQADVIILLDSDEEIELDLKGKESKSFSKEAKASSFECSQKERNEAAEPDGIGSMGLNNSLDGRGLNLRLSSGSDVGNEESINMETSWMVPGTPAPSTSVRQGSTQSFQEMQGIGARINLFSKSYTNEPGLLKLNRSTKISHKSTDSQSSLEISGLNRASHFSKPPSTEVLKRDSSNHSKRKRHSSAGSRSSMDITGSNVFSKATSCSQIATHSSPEPKRAQGASVTKVSPRRQKDAGSPVTSSSFLDQSSPAFVAPPNQIRQTNLCSNPTSSDCALSKKESLETSAKIIHGSTDLYKSSLEVSEVKSFSNTTNNLKLDLSECSTRTKQSSTGSQSSLEIKDNNPFLKPSSSSQISLAKHSSLEPKKTQGDSVISVRPSRHENAESPGKGHSSFHDSSLPVPAVPDAQITDFDTGGLPLDPTAIQEATVGRQPLNSSVIEVEDSEGEETSPPQAAGSFCLEDEPPIPFDNDAWGIPGFYEPDQWSSRGSSPVGNASVRSAVSPGGGKKREAVTPLRPALPHNASSPLPCSIPDPLTQAGPSGAGQPGYTDSNIWDDDDWEEASPETLPLSQRLSAAAPAQRVKQLRTPVAPRKTAQGPVVPITPMPTYSDMDTPDLKTRLNRYGVRPLPKRQMILKLKQIHQYTHQVVSSDSEGEVPSSQPLHSSVQASLTQPKPASTTAARKRNAASQPVAHALGPGPASVLSRSSERVDGPPQEGFKDPAGRKKQGGQLHVEVEGGSSDETEPLSASQRSTASSTAGSEDSFSSSQRSNPEELGSLGDEEDEEDGVPSSQAAARTAAAGRSEAGRNQTGGQQAARLPGLQLHHLHHRQATSGLHKQEGRQERWQEGRQGRQERCGQGGRLRDWAVVVHRHLNAPGSHVAGLNLLDQFSKFPLVDCCIVLVSLICLQFSNFSYSKNRLWAYLQTDSFMKFGSY; this is encoded by the exons ATGGAAGACTCGGACGACGATTTTACAGAACTCTGTGCCAAGTTACTGAAAAGGGTGAAGAAGAAGGGATGGGAAGGAGGTCAAAAAGAAGTGAAAAGCACTGGAGAGGAGGAGTGCACACCCACCGTTAACAAATCCAGGGAGAAGGGAAAGAAAGCGTCTGGGAAAAGCAGAGCCAAGCCTGGGGAGGAAGCAACTTCGAAGAAGGAGGACTTGGGATCTTCAGCTGTGCCAGAAAATGCTCAGGATGTGCCTACAGGGGGCATCCAGGGAGGGGAGGAGCAGAGAGGGACCCCCACCACTGGAGACGCTGGAGACGTTAGGGCACCCCCTCCTAGCAGGAGGGGGGATGCGACTGGGATCAGTAAAGACACAG GTTGCAGTGGGGCCGTGGGCCCCAGGATAAAGGATCTGATTGTGCAAAGGATGCAGCAGTTTAAGAGAACTTGCCCGGAGAGGATGAGACACAATCGAGCTGAGATCAAGGAGGAGAATATTACCAAAGAGCAAA CAGGGGATGCGGTGGGCCTGTGCCTGCAGGGAGACGAGGCCCTGGCACGAGAGATCCAGGGCAGCCTGCAGAGGGAGTCTCTCTTGGAGGGGGGGCAGGAGCTAGAAGGGCTTTTCTTCTGCCAGATATGCCAGAAAGACCTGTCTGCCATGAACTCCACTCGCAGGACCCAGCACATAAACAG GTGTTTGGATGAGAGTGAAGGGAGCTCTGGCCCTGCAGTCTCCAGGATCCCAGACTGCCCTATCTGTGGGAAACACTTCTCCTCCTCCAAGAGCCGGGGGTCCCACCTGAAGCGCTGTGCCTCGGAGATGGGGATCCTGCCACAGGTGCTGCTGGAGGCTGTGCAGAGGCAGGCGGCTGAGTCGCAGAGCAGTGGCACAGCGGGCACCGAGGCCAGCGGGCA CCCACCAGGTGGGCGCAGGAAGAGGAAAGGCTCGAACAACACAAGGAGGCCTGTgaagaaaccaaaaacaaaggCAGAGCCGCTGGATGAGGACACGATGATCGCCATGGCGATGTCCCGGTCCATGCAAGAGCAGGAGACACCAGGCGGGGCTGAGCTGGCTAGCATGGCCCAGTCTGAGGGGGCTCTGCCCATTCACTGGAAACCCAAAGCAG ATAAGCGGCGCCGTAAGAATGGCCCGCCACCCCCTACCCCCCTGCTGCTGGTTCAGGACCCCCAGGCAGCCTTCACAAGGGTGCAGGAGCGGGCAGCTATTCTGCTGCTCCGGGAGAGAGAGGACAtccccagcaccccctccctccccattAGCAAGCTACCAGGGGGCCAAAAACCAGCACAGGGGGACACCAGCACACTGTGGGACCGGAGCGCCTTGTGGGACAATAACCACTGCTCCCTGCAATCATTCTACACCCCAGCACTGGCCCCACCTATTGAGCCATGGAAACCAGCCCAG AGCAAAAGCGAGTCTGCAGTTGGCAGCTCAAGTGCAGAGTCCCAAACAACAGATTGTGTTCCTCCAAGCCCCGCTCTCATCGGAACGCAGACAGACCCCCTGGTCCGGCCCGAACCACACAGCCAGCCTGCCAGCCAGAACCCTCGAGGAAACCAGACCCTGTGTGACCTGATGGAGCTGGCTGACGAAGGGCTTACACTTACCCAGTGGGGTCACAGAACTGACTGCAGAGAGGAGCACAGCGTGACACAGAGCACAA GTAAAGACGCAATGTGCGGTGATATCCCACTCAGTGGGTTCGTCCCCTCTCCTGAGAACAGAAGTGTTGGACCAGTCTCACATAACTCT GTGGCGCTGAGTAAGCTGGCCTCTGACCTTGGCGGGATGGTAAATAACCCCCAGCTGAGTGACGTTCAGTTCCAGACAGACTCTGGGGAGGTGCTCTTTGCTCACTCCTTTCTACTGTATGCACGCTGCCCCCTGATGGCTCAGGCA GTTCACGATGAAGGATTCTCGGTGGAAGAGGATGGAATCCCCAAGTCCAGACGTCTGCTGTTAAGTGAGATGTCGGCAAAGGCAGTGAGTGCTTTCCTACAGTATCTCTACACAGCACATACCTCCATCACAGCTGCCATCGTTCCAGAACTGCTGGGTCTCGCTGTCAG GTTTGGAGTGGTTGAGCTGGTGGAACTGTGTGAAAGCTACACTGCAGGTGAAGGAAATTCAACAGAAGATGCCTGGGCAGGTTCGCAGGGGGAAGAAGAGGAAGGTGGAGAGGAATGCAGAAATCGTGACGAGACCTTACAGGAGCTCCTGCGCTCCATGTGGGTGGACGAGGGGGAGGAAGACGCAGCAGGTTATCTTGAAGTCAAGCCTGGAGCCCTGGAAGGTGGAGAAAATGACGACCAAGATAACAGGGTGGATGACGAGGAGCTGGAGGAGATCTACGAGTTTGCCGCCACGCAGAGGAAGGTGGCGGGAGAGTCTGAGGGAGACAGCAGGGAGGACTGTCCAAACACAGAAAGTGAAGAAGACCAGAATGACCTCGGACAGGATGAAGACTCCGGCCACCAGAGTGATGGTAAAAAGCAACCGGAAGCTGTGTGTTGGTTGTCTTCCTCTGAGGAAGAGCATAACAAGGGTAATGCTAACCCAGATGAGCTCAGTGGAAAATTAGAAGTTATTGCCCATCCCAGTAATGTTTTGTGCCCCATCAAAGAGGGTTCAGAGAATGAAGAAGAAGAAACTTTGGAAGACACAGACACTAGTGGGCGCAAGGAAAAGGGAAatacaacagaaaacaaagaaacCTCCCTTTCTGCAGAAGAGAAAGACAGGGTCGTTTTAGCCACACCAGAGTCCAGTACTGAGCAAGACCCCAATGTGAGCCTGGACAAGAGCTATGAGAGGATGTTCTCTGAGTCCTGGGATGATTTTATGGAGCCATCCCAGCAAAGCACAGAAATGAGGGAACGATGCAAAATAGAACAGGCTATTAAAAAAGATGTTAATCCAGTCAGCTCTGAGCAGTCCCCAGACAGCGACTCATCAGTGATTGATCTCTCAGCCAGCCCCCCTTATGATTCTTGTGCTTCCTCTTTTCCCTTGGTGGGCATGTCTCCCAAATCCCAAATCTTTTTGTGTACTTCCCCAGAAATATCAGCGGTTCCAGTACTGGGAGTCAGAAGCCCAGGAAATAATATAACCTCCCTTAGCTCTCTTACTGATCCTCATGTGGATACCAAGGTAGATCAGGGTGGGACCCAAGAGAATAAAAATGCTGAAGACCGGCTGACTGAGTCATTTCACAAACCTAAAGAGGAGTCTCCTAGAAAAGGCACTTCCTTTGGTTTGGGACAGTTGTGTCATCTGACccctgaaaaaacaaaccatCAGTCTAGAAGTTCACTTCTGTCCCACATGGACCCCCACCAGCCCTCCCCTGTTTCCAAGCAAGCTGACGTCATCATTCTACTTGATTCAGATGAAGAAATTGAGCTTGACCTAAAAGGCAAAGAGTCTAAATCCTTCTCAAAAGAAGCAAAAGCTTCCTCATTTGAGTGCTCTCAAAAGGAAAGGAATGAGGCTGCTGAGCCAGATGGGATTGGATCCATGGGGCTGAATAACTCTCTGGATGGCCGTGGACTGAACCTCAGGCTGAGTAGCGGGAGTGACGTTGGCAATGAAGAAAGCATCAACATGGAGACCTCATGGATGGTGCCAGGAACTCCTGCACCCTCCACCAGTGTGAGACAGGGATCCACACAGAGTTTCCAGGAGATGCAAGGAATCGGAGCAAGAATTAACCTGTTTTCCAAATCTTATACAAACGAACCTGGTCTGTTAAAACTGAACCGTTCAACCAAGATAAGCCACAAGTCAACAGACTCCCAGAGCTCCTTAGAGATCTCAGGGCTGAACAGGGCTAGCCATTTCTCAAAACCTCCCAGCACAGAAGTCTTAAAACGTGACAGTTCTAACCATTCAAAAAGGAAAAGACACAGTTCTGCTGGGTCACGAAGTTCCATGGATATCACAGGCAGCAACGTCTTTTCGAAGGCTACCAGCTGCAGTCAGATTGCTACACACAGTAGCCCTGAACCTAAGAGAGCCCAAGGAGCCAGTGTAACCAAGGTGTCCCCAAGGAGACAAAAGGATGCAGGTAGCCCTGTAACTTCCAGTAGTTTTCTAGACCAGTCTTCCCCTGCATTTGTAGCTCCTCCCAACCAGATCAGACAGACTAACCTGTGTTCAAATCCTACTAGTAGTGACTGTGCTCTCTCAAAAAAGGAATCTCTTGAAACTTCAGCCAAGATAATTCATGGGTCAACAGACTTGTACAAGAGCTCCTTGGAGGTTTCAGAGGTAAAAAGTTTTTCAAATACCACCAACAACTTAAAACTTGACCTTTCTGAATGTTCAACCAGGACAAAACAAAGCTCAACAGGGTCACAGAGTTCCCTGGAGATCAAAGACAACAACCCGTTTTTGAAACCCAGCAGCAGCAGTCAAATTTCTCTGGCAAAACACAGCAGTCTTGAACCTAAAAAAACTCAAGGAGACAGTGTAATATCAGTTCGTCCCAGCAGACACGAGAACGCAGAAAGTCCAGGTAAAGGACACAGCAGCTTCCATGATTCCTCTTTACCAGTACCTGCTGTCCCTGATGCCCAGATCACAGATTTTGATACTGGTGGATTGCCTCTGGATCCCACAGCAATTCAGGAGGCCACGGTGGGAAGACAGCCTCTGAACAGTTCAGTCATTGAGGTGGAGGACAGTGAGGGTGAAGAGACAAGCCCTCCGCAGGCTGCCGGGAGCTTCTGCCTGGAAGACGAGCCCCCCATACCCTTCGACAACGATGCTTGGGGTATTCCTGGATTCTACGAGCCAGATCAGTGGAGCTCCCGAGGTTCAAGCCCTGTTGGGAATGCGAGTGTTAGATCAGCAGTCTCTCCGGGTGGAGGTAAGAAGAGGGAGGCTGTAACGCCTCTGAGACCTGCTCTCCCACATAACGCATCTTCACCGCTGCCGTGTTCCATACCTGATCCCCTCACTCAGGCTGGTCCTTCTGGAGCGGGCCAGCCCGGATACACGGACTCCAACATCTGGGATGATGATGATTGGGAAGAGGCCTCACCAGAGACCCTGCCTCTGTCACAAAGACTGTCTGCCGCAGCACCGGCTCAGCGTGTAAAACAGCTACGAACACCAG TAGCCCCTCGGAAGACAGCCCAAGGCCCTGTGGTGCCTATCACTCCAATGCCCACCTATTCAGACATGGACACCCCGGACCTGAAGACACGGCTCAATAG GTATGGAGTGCGGCCGCTGCCTAAGCGCCAGATGATCCTGAAATTGAAGCAAATCCATCAGTACACACACCAGGTGGTCAGCTCTGACTCTGAAGGAGAGGTCCCTTCCTCCCAGCCTCTGCACAGCTCAGTACAGGCCAGTCTGACTCAGCCTAAACCAGCCTCCACCACAGCAGCAAGGAAGCGTAACGCTGCCTCCCAGCCCGTCGCACATGCTCTGGGTCCTGGCCCTGCCTCTGTGCTGTCCCGGAGCAGCGAGAGGGTGGATGGGCCCCCTCAGGAGGGGTTTAAGGATCCAGCAGGGAGAAAGAAGCAGGGAGGGCAGCTCCATGTGGAGGTGGAGGGGGGGAGCTCTGATGAGACGGAGCCACTCTCAGCCTCCCAGCGCTCCACGGCTTCTTCAACGGCTGGCAGTGAGGACTCCTTCTCCTCCTCACAGAG GTCTAACCCGGAGGAGCTTGGATCTTTGGGggatgaggaggatgaggaggatggCGTGCCCTCCTCCCAGGCGGCCGCGCGGACGGCTG CTGCAGGCCGATCTGAAGCAGGCAGGAATCAGACTGGGGGCCAGCAAGCTGCTCGACTTCCTGGACTCCAACTGCATCACCTTCACCACCGCCAAGCCACGTCAGGACTGCACAAGCAGGAGGGGCGGCAGGAGAGGTGGCAGGAGGGGCGGCAGGGGCGGCAGGAGAGGTGCGGGCAAGGGGGCCGGCTCAGGGATTGGGCTGTCGTCGTGCACAGGCACTTAAATGCTCCCGGATCCCATGTGGCAGGATTGAATTTACTTGACCAGTTTTCTAAGTTCCCTCTAGTTGATTGTTGCATCGTTCTGGTTTCCCTGATATGTTTGCAGTTCAGTAATTTCAGTTATTCTAAGAATCGTCTATGGGCTTATCTTCAAACTGACAGCTTTATGAAATTTGGCAGTTACTGA